In the genome of Synechococcus sp. CB0101, the window TGGTTTGCAAAATGATTAATCAGCTCAGCCGCTATCCCGCCAGCCCCATGGGCTCATGACAAAGGGGAGACAGAGCCAGTTGTCGCTTCTAGCTTGCGGGAACTGACGAACCTCCCGTGGATCTGCTCCAGTCGCTCGGCCAGCTGCAGAAACCCCAGACCAACCACTTCGATCTGCTGATCATCGGCAGTGGTGCAGGTGGCGGCACCTTGGCGCGCGTCTTGGCGCCAACTGGTTTGCGCATCCTGATCTTGGAGCGGGGCGACTGGCTGCCTCAAGAGCCGCAGAACTGGGATGCCGAGGAGGTGTTCCAGAAAGGTCGCTACCTCTCGAAGGACATCTGGTACGACGGAAAGGGCAAGCCTTTCCAGCCTGGTACGCATTACTTCGTGGGCGGCGCCACCAAGATGTATGGCGCCCATCATTTCCGCCTTCGCCAGCGCGACTTCGAGGAGCTGGAGCATCACGACGGCATCTCACCGGCTTGGCCGCTGCGTTACAGCGACTTTGAGCCTTGGTATCAGCAGGCCGAAGCGATGTATCACGTGCACGGCTTGCGCGGTGAAGACCCCACCGATCCACCCAGCTCGGCGCCTTATCCCCATCCGCCGATTAGCCATGAGCCGCGGATTCAGAAGCTTGCCGATGATCTCCGCAGTGCTGGACTGCATCCGTTCCATGCCCCCAGTGGCGTGATGCTGGATGAGGGCAACATGCCCTACAGCCGTTGCCGGCGTTGCAACAACTGCGATGGCTTCCCCTGTTTGGTGCATGCCAAAGGCGATGCGGAGGTGTGCGGTGTGCGTCCGGCCCTGGCCGCCAGTGCCAATGTGTCGCTGCTGACTCGGGCTGAGGTGAAGCGGCTGGTCACTGATGCAGCGGGCACCACAGTGACGGCGGTTGAGTTGGTGCGCGATGGAGAGGAGCTGCGTTACAGCGCCGACCTGGTGGTGGTCAGCTGTGGGGCCGCCAACAGCGCTCGGTTGTTGTTGATGTCAGCCAATGACAAGCACCCGGGCGGTTTGGCCAATGGCTCAGACCAGGTGGGGCGCAACTACATGTTCCACAACAGCAAGGCGGCCGTGGCGCTCTCCCACGAGCCCAACCCCACCATCTTCCAGAAAACGATCTCGATCAACGATTGGTATTTCGGCGACGACGACTACGACTACCCCATGGGCAACATCCAGATGACGGGCAAGACCCGTGGGGCGATCATCAAGGGTTATGCACCCCTGGAAACCTTCCTCATGCCCAACTGGGGCATGGATGAGATCGCCGCCCATGCGTTGGATTTCTGGATCACCACTGAAGACCTGCCGGATCCGAACAATCGGGTGACGGTTGATGGGGCCGGACATGTTCACCTCAACTACACGGTGAACAACCAGACTTCCGCCAGCCGCCTCTGGGGACGCCTTCAGGGTTTGCTCGACAAGCTTTATCTCAAGAAGCATCTGGTGGAGCGTCAGATCTACATCAAAAACCCCATGGGCATCGCGGCTGTGGGGCATCAGGCTGGTACCTGCCGCTTTGGCACGGATCCGGCCAACTCGGTTCTCGATGTGAACTGCAAGGCGCATGAACTCGACAACCTTTACGTGGTTGATAC includes:
- a CDS encoding GMC oxidoreductase, with the protein product MDLLQSLGQLQKPQTNHFDLLIIGSGAGGGTLARVLAPTGLRILILERGDWLPQEPQNWDAEEVFQKGRYLSKDIWYDGKGKPFQPGTHYFVGGATKMYGAHHFRLRQRDFEELEHHDGISPAWPLRYSDFEPWYQQAEAMYHVHGLRGEDPTDPPSSAPYPHPPISHEPRIQKLADDLRSAGLHPFHAPSGVMLDEGNMPYSRCRRCNNCDGFPCLVHAKGDAEVCGVRPALAASANVSLLTRAEVKRLVTDAAGTTVTAVELVRDGEELRYSADLVVVSCGAANSARLLLMSANDKHPGGLANGSDQVGRNYMFHNSKAAVALSHEPNPTIFQKTISINDWYFGDDDYDYPMGNIQMTGKTRGAIIKGYAPLETFLMPNWGMDEIAAHALDFWITTEDLPDPNNRVTVDGAGHVHLNYTVNNQTSASRLWGRLQGLLDKLYLKKHLVERQIYIKNPMGIAAVGHQAGTCRFGTDPANSVLDVNCKAHELDNLYVVDTSFFPSIGAVNPSLTAIANAIRVGHHLKERLAVS